In the genome of Solanum stenotomum isolate F172 unplaced genomic scaffold, ASM1918654v1 scaffold7683, whole genome shotgun sequence, one region contains:
- the LOC125853011 gene encoding putative EG45-like domain containing protein 1 has translation MAIIPKSIFLLIIGVVATLFSIALAIPGTAGFYRKEYYVPTVCYGKKPQVPSPCTGKSVVVKVVDNCPGCGPSEHVTMDISEDAYRIIANPVVVQGHVSIDYV, from the exons atggcaatAATTCctaaaagtatttttcttttaattattggTGTTGTGGCAACTTTGTTCTCCATAGCTTTAGCTATACCAGGGACAGCAGGATTTTATAGGAAGGAGTACTATGTTC cTACAGTATGTTATGGGAAAAAACCTCAAG TGCCAAGTCCTTGTACTGGCAAAAGTGTTGTTGTAAAAGTTGTTGATAATTGCCCTGGTTGTGGTCCAAGTGAGCATGTAACAATGGATATCTCTGAAGATGCCTATAGAATTATTGCTAATCCTGTTGTTGTCCAAGGCCATGTAAGCATTGACTATGTCAA